A genomic region of Photobacterium swingsii contains the following coding sequences:
- a CDS encoding heme ABC transporter ATP-binding protein — MAGFSSSRFQSQDKIAIAAKGLHLGLGGKTLLDNFDIEIKHGEVTALLGPNGAGKSTLLKVLCGELDAGGDISIQGKTHAQWSAKELAKYLAVLPQHSSLSFAFTAQEVAELGALPLDLTRAQASKTAASMMEKTEVTALSNRLYPSLSGGEKQRVHFARVLTQLSEAKENAILMLDEPTSALDLAHQHKTLQLAQSMAKEGAAVIIVLHDLNLAAQYADRLVIVNEGKIQADGDAWQALEPKNIERVYGWPVTITEHPSLQHPIIL, encoded by the coding sequence ATGGCTGGTTTTTCATCTTCTCGATTTCAATCCCAGGATAAGATCGCAATTGCAGCAAAAGGATTGCATTTAGGCCTAGGCGGCAAGACCTTACTTGATAACTTTGATATAGAAATCAAACATGGTGAAGTCACGGCGTTACTTGGTCCAAATGGCGCTGGGAAGAGTACGTTACTAAAAGTGCTTTGTGGTGAATTAGATGCAGGTGGTGACATTAGCATTCAGGGGAAAACCCATGCTCAGTGGTCAGCGAAAGAATTGGCGAAGTATTTAGCTGTTTTACCACAGCACAGTAGTTTAAGTTTTGCTTTTACTGCCCAAGAAGTGGCTGAATTAGGCGCTTTACCGCTGGATCTCACTCGCGCACAGGCCAGCAAAACAGCGGCCAGTATGATGGAAAAGACAGAGGTGACGGCCCTATCAAACCGTCTATATCCCTCGCTATCTGGTGGCGAGAAGCAACGGGTCCATTTTGCTCGCGTACTTACCCAGCTTAGCGAAGCCAAGGAAAATGCAATTTTGATGCTCGATGAACCAACGTCAGCACTCGATTTAGCGCATCAACATAAAACATTGCAGCTTGCGCAAAGCATGGCAAAAGAAGGGGCTGCCGTTATCATTGTTTTGCATGATCTTAATCTTGCGGCACAATATGCCGACCGTTTGGTGATAGTGAACGAGGGAAAAATACAAGCTGATGGTGATGCTTGGCAGGCACTTGAGCCTAAAAATATTGAACGTGTTTACGGTTGGCCAGTAACCATCACTGAGCATCCAAGCTTACAACACCCGATAATTCTATAG
- a CDS encoding FecCD family ABC transporter permease: MQIQRLPLKIVFPVGLSLLCLAVATSVIVGPMAITLSQSLKAFTPWQNELPAHIQIVIHQIRLPRTLLCIAIGAILALCGAVMQGLFRNPLADPGIIGVSGGASLGAALAIVLFGSWAASFPILLTLGTVPIMAFLGGAVSTWLVYTLGTDKNGTSVTIMLLAGVAIGALSGAALGLMNYFADDQALRDLSLWTMGSLAGATWPGIALAFTTLGILMWVFDRQANALNAFLLGEAEAKHMGVNVQALKRSLILLCAAGVGVCVSLTGVIGFVGLIIPHLGRMLSGPNHKTLLPLSALLGALILLVADMIARVIAAPAELPVGIITAILGAPFFIMLLVKQKGRLS, from the coding sequence ATGCAGATCCAAAGACTTCCTTTAAAAATCGTTTTCCCCGTCGGGTTGAGCTTGCTCTGCTTGGCGGTGGCAACGTCAGTAATTGTTGGCCCTATGGCCATCACGCTAAGCCAGAGTTTAAAAGCTTTTACGCCGTGGCAAAATGAATTACCCGCACATATTCAGATCGTTATTCACCAGATTAGGCTTCCAAGAACCCTATTGTGTATAGCAATAGGCGCTATTCTCGCGTTATGTGGCGCCGTTATGCAGGGCTTATTTCGTAACCCGCTCGCAGACCCTGGCATCATCGGGGTGTCTGGTGGTGCAAGCTTAGGCGCGGCACTTGCTATTGTACTGTTCGGCTCATGGGCCGCTTCATTCCCTATTCTGCTCACGTTAGGCACTGTGCCTATCATGGCATTTCTTGGGGGCGCAGTAAGTACTTGGCTGGTTTATACACTTGGCACAGACAAAAATGGCACATCCGTGACCATCATGCTGCTAGCCGGTGTAGCTATCGGAGCCTTATCAGGCGCCGCTTTAGGCCTAATGAATTACTTTGCAGATGATCAAGCATTACGCGACCTATCGTTATGGACCATGGGCTCATTAGCTGGTGCAACATGGCCAGGCATTGCCTTAGCCTTTACAACCTTAGGCATTCTAATGTGGGTCTTCGATCGTCAAGCAAATGCCTTAAATGCCTTTTTACTTGGTGAAGCAGAGGCCAAACACATGGGTGTTAATGTGCAGGCGCTCAAGCGTAGCTTAATTTTGCTCTGTGCTGCAGGTGTTGGTGTCTGCGTATCCCTCACTGGTGTTATTGGATTTGTCGGCCTAATCATTCCACACTTAGGCCGCATGCTTTCAGGCCCTAACCATAAAACATTGCTACCTCTATCGGCGTTATTGGGTGCTTTGATTTTATTAGTTGCAGATATGATTGCCCGCGTTATAGCCGCCCCTGCCGAACTGCCTGTCGGCATCATTACCGCTATTTTAGGTGCGCCATTCTTCATTATGTTATTGGTTAAACAAAAAGGACGCCTGTCATGA